The Paenibacillus polymyxa M1 DNA segment TCCCGAACAAGATTTGCAGAAACTAGATGCGATCGCTCCTACTGTTATATTGAACAGTAAGTTTAGACTATTTGAGCGGTTACGGTATATTGCTAAACTAGTTGAACGTAGTAAAGCGGCGGAGAAGTGGATTACCAGATATGAGAACAAAGTAAGATGGGTACGCAGGCAATTAGCAGATGCTTATGTTGCTGGGGAGACAGCTACTGTTTATCTCAAGTTTGGTGCAAAACTTTATATTATGGGCCAGAGCGGATTGGCTGCCACCTTGTATGAATCTCTTGGCTTTCGTCCTTCTGCCAATGTGATGCACCTAATCGAGCAAGGGCAAGCATGGATAGAAATTCAGCAGCATCAAATGAACCACTATGCGGGAGACCGTAATTTCGTCTTGGCTTCTCGCCAGGAATTGCAAACCGTTGCTCACTGTCCACATATCGCGGCTTTAGCCGATCTAAGTAGCAGTAAGACTCATTTTGTGGATAGTATATGGAATTATGATGATCCCATTACACGCGGACAGTTGCTAGAGGTGCTGCCGTATATTTTTAATAAGAAAATTAAGTGATCAGCGCAGAGCCGTGAGTTGGCAAATGTCTTAGAATTATAGCGGGAGCACCGGCGGATTGTGTACCTGCAAATAACTGACGCTGGTGACGAAATGCTAAATAAAGCGCAGGAAGAAGGACGAAAGCTTAGAAGAAAACTATTTGAAAACCTAACCGAAGAAGAAAGAGAGTCCTTATTGTCTGTTTATGAAAAACTAAATAAGGTAATGAGTGAGGATTGATACAGGTAATCATAAAGAAGCCGCCATATTGGCGGCTTTTTTATTGATAATTAGAACCGCTTCGATTTTAAGAAGCAGAGACCGTACTGCGCTTATTCTTAGCGTTGGCGCGGTCGCGACGACTCAGCAGAAATCCGACCAGAGATGCCGTGGACTGCTGGAAAATCATTCCAAGTACAACGGGCAGCGCTACCGGAGCCGGGAAGTAGGTAATGGCAAGCACAGCCCCCGCGCTAATATTGCGCATGCCGCCGTTAAAGACAAGCGCCGTACGGTCTGCATTATTCCACCGCATCAGCCCTGATATGAGGTAACCTATCGCATACCCTGTGGAGGCAAGGATAATGATGGAGACGCATACTCCAACAAGCTTGAGATTAAAATCGACCAGGTAAGGTGCGATGACAGATCCGTTAATCATGACGACAAGAGCCATGGCCAGCTTGGAGAACGGGCCCAGCCGAGGTCCCCACACCTGCTTAATCTTTCCTTTGGTCCATTCGTTCAACACCATGCCAACTAGTGAAGGAACGACAATCATCCAGAACAGGCTCTGCATCATCGCCCAGGTATCAAGCTGCACATTCGCTCCGATCAACAGAGACATGATGCCGGGTACGGCGAACGGAGCCAAAATTGTATCAATAAGAATGATCGCCAATGTCAGCGCTGTATTGCCTTTGTAGATACTGACCCACACAAAGCTGGAAATGCCGGTAGGGATAGCCGCGCCAAGAATCAGTCCAGTAATCGTATAAGGATCATCACTGAAAGCCAGATGCCCAAGCATCATGGCGAGAAGCGGCATGGCTAGGTGAAGAATAAACAGACAGGCAATCAGCGGACCAGGATGCTTGATCACATGGATAAAATCCTTGAACCCCATACCGATACTGCCCGCGAAGGTCATGAATGCAAACAGCCAGGGAGAAAGCTCGGTATATTGGGACAACGGCGTACCGATGAGGACGCCGATGAGAATGCTGATGGGTGTGATTAGCGGCATAGCTGCATTTAGTCTTCGATTCAACGTTAGGAGCATACAAAACTTCCTTTTTTGAACTTAAGTATAGACCTTGCTCTTTGATCCGTAAATGATCCGTGTAGGGGGAAGATCATCTATGATTTAGCCCTTTAAATTATGTCGGTAATCCAGAGGAGAGCAGCCCATTATTTTTTTGAATAGCCTGGAGAAGTAATAAGGGTCCCTAAAACCAAGTTGTAAGCTGATTTCTTTAATAGAAGCATTCGTTAAATCCAAGAGCTGACTGGCCCTCTGAATTTTCATTCTTAAATAGTAATCGACAGGAGAGTAGCCGGTTGATTGCTTGAATATCAAGTTTAAATGCTGCTTGGATACCTGAACATACCGGCTCAGCTCATCAAGTGAAACGGTAGATTCCAATTGTTCTCCCATATAACGTGTGGCCTTATCGACATGGCTCTGGTATGTGCTGTCTTCCTTGCGAGAAGCAACGGATACAACAAAACTTAGCAGATAACGGATAGTTTGCGACACTTGAACTAAATGTATCATGGAGTATGATTTGTTCAGTAAAAGGTCGTAACACTGATGAAATAGCTCCAGCAGTTTGATTTCATCACTGGCGGCCATTGAAATATACATTTTAAACGGCTCAAACAACGCCATAAAATCATCCATTTGATCCCCTTGAAGATGAAACCAGTAAATTGTCCATGGATCTTCATCGTCAGCCCCATAAGCATGCGGCATGTCCCTAGGAATGTAAGCAAAGCTTCGCTCTTTCAGGACAATGGTTAGGTTATCCTTGGTTCGCACCCAGCCTTGTCCACTCGCACAGTAAATGAATATATGAGAGTTACAGCCGTGTGTTCTTTCGCGAAAATGATGGCGGGCATGGCTGAAGTAGCCTATATCCGTAATATATAAATTTTTTGTAAGCGGATTTGTTTTTAATTTATTCAGCATATAGGGTGGAAGGACATATACCTTTTTACGCTCAAATTCATCAGCTTTCTTATTCATAAGCTATTTATCTCCCAGCCGTAGGCGGCTCTAATGATGAAATACGTATATAGTCCATCATAAACAGTGGATTGTCAATTGTATGTGATATCGCTTACTTGTAAGCTTTTGTATAAGAGTGACTATGAGGGAGTGATGAGTTGAGCGTGAAGAGAACTGTACAGATTGAACAGGCTGTAGAAGGGCTGCGGAAGGCTATTGAATTAAAGAGCATTGAACCCTATGGACTGGGGCTGGGAGGGGAGTTCACATGACTAGTCTGATGAGAAATGTACCGCACAAACTGACGATTACGATGTGGGACTTCTCTTGGTACACCATGACCCAGGAGGGGGAGCCCTACAGCGATCTGGAAGCTCGTTTTCAGGAAGCAGTCGAAAGAGGCTACAATACGATCCGAATATGCGCCATGCCCTTCATGTTGTTTACGGCGGATGGCAAACGTACTGGCTCCTTGGAGTTTGCGAGCCTTGGGAAAGTGGGCCAGCGTACGCGCTGGTATAACTGTCGGGGCGGCGCAGTGCTGGATGGGCATGCTCATTTGCTCGAGCTGTTTAGGCAGGCCAAGGCACATAACTGTTACATTATATTATCCTCTTGGGAATATCAGCAGAGTCCGACCTTCCTGGCTCATACTGAGCTTAGAGATGAATTAGCTGCGATCCCTCCTAAGGAAAGATTTATGGCCATTGCCAAATCAATGGATCAGTTGATTCGTTTTGTTACAGCAGAAGGCTATAGGGATCGGATTGTCTATACAGAGTTGCATAACGAAGTGGAATTTGGGCAGTTAAACGCTGTCGGAACGTCTGTGGGCATAGCGGAAACGAACATACCAGCGCTTGTTGAAGCAATGCAGCCCTATGTAGAAGAAGCGATTGAATATCTTCGCCAATGCCATCCAGATATGATGATGACAGCCAGCTATACGTTAAATGAAGCCTACCCCAAAGCTTACGTGGCGCGCAATATGCAGGTGGCCCATTTTCATCTTTATATTAAAGGGGTGCTGAATGAGCTTATGGAAGCGGCAGGGCTTGATGATGAGCTGGCTCCGTTCCCCAATCCCTTCGTCCAATCCCTATTGAGGGAAGAAGCCCCTCCATTTGCAGAATGGATTCTGCCTCCAGAGCAGAATTGGCGGATGGAAGGCAACCCCGTTGGCATGAGGCTTATTTATTTGCACGACTGGGTAGATCCGGATCAATGGGATTTATTTTTGTACGATCGGTACGGGGATCATAAAATGGCCATGTTGCAGAAGGCCGACTCCCGATTGGAAGAGATTCATGAATGGACCCGTCATTCCGGTATTCCAATTGTCATAGGAGAAGGTTATGTAGGCTATACGCCGCTGTATGCCCAATTTGAAGAAGGTCCAGTTGGTAAATATATAGCCGAATATGTGTTGCGAAAAGGAATGGCACTAGGGTTCTGGGGAATGACTCTCTGCTCCAACTGTGCTCCGCATCATCCATTCTGGAATGATATAGCCTGGCAGCGCAAGTGGAACCAATTTATCCTAAATTCAAATTAGAGTTTCTTTCTTAGACAACCTGTTGTCTCTAAGATGCCGGTGTCATTCAATATGAATGAGTGAGGGGAGTGAACTTCATGAGAAACTATCGAATTACGGTCCAAGATGATCACAAGCAGATTGTGAAAGGACATCTTAAACTTGGCGGCACCAACCCAAAGGGAGAACAAATCGGATTCACCAACTATTTTATGGAGAAGGATGGAGAGCCTTTTTTCGGGATTTGTGGTGAATTCCATTATACACGCTATGATGAACGCTATTGGGAAGACGAAATTATTAAAATAAAAATGGGTGGCGTCAATATTATTGCTACTTATATCTTTTGGAATCTACATGAAGAAGTTGAAGGTAGTTTTAATTGGAGCGGAAACAAAAACCTCCGTCATTTCATTGAGTTGTGCGGCAAACATCAGCTATATGTCATTATCCGGATCGGCCCCTTCAATCATGGCGAAATCCGAAACGGCGGTATACCGGATTGGCTATTCGGCCGCCCATTTGAGGTTCGTTCTAATGATGAGGGGTATCTGTTCTATACAAGAAAAATGTATAACGAAATTGGTATTCAGGTTAAAGGGCTGTTATATAAGGAGGGTGGGCCGATCATCGGCACCCAAATCGAAAACGAGCATCATCATTCCTCTGCTCAGTGGGGATTGACTGTAGGGATTAATGATACGTGGTTAAACTCTGGGAGTGACGGTAATTCACCTATGTTAAAGCTTAAAGAAATAGCTTTGGAAGCAGGGATTGATACCCCGATCTATACATGCACAGGCTGGGGAGGAGCGACAACGCCTGTTC contains these protein-coding regions:
- a CDS encoding AraC family transcriptional regulator; translation: MNKKADEFERKKVYVLPPYMLNKLKTNPLTKNLYITDIGYFSHARHHFRERTHGCNSHIFIYCASGQGWVRTKDNLTIVLKERSFAYIPRDMPHAYGADDEDPWTIYWFHLQGDQMDDFMALFEPFKMYISMAASDEIKLLELFHQCYDLLLNKSYSMIHLVQVSQTIRYLLSFVVSVASRKEDSTYQSHVDKATRYMGEQLESTVSLDELSRYVQVSKQHLNLIFKQSTGYSPVDYYLRMKIQRASQLLDLTNASIKEISLQLGFRDPYYFSRLFKKIMGCSPLDYRHNLKG
- a CDS encoding cellulase-like family protein; amino-acid sequence: MTSLMRNVPHKLTITMWDFSWYTMTQEGEPYSDLEARFQEAVERGYNTIRICAMPFMLFTADGKRTGSLEFASLGKVGQRTRWYNCRGGAVLDGHAHLLELFRQAKAHNCYIILSSWEYQQSPTFLAHTELRDELAAIPPKERFMAIAKSMDQLIRFVTAEGYRDRIVYTELHNEVEFGQLNAVGTSVGIAETNIPALVEAMQPYVEEAIEYLRQCHPDMMMTASYTLNEAYPKAYVARNMQVAHFHLYIKGVLNELMEAAGLDDELAPFPNPFVQSLLREEAPPFAEWILPPEQNWRMEGNPVGMRLIYLHDWVDPDQWDLFLYDRYGDHKMAMLQKADSRLEEIHEWTRHSGIPIVIGEGYVGYTPLYAQFEEGPVGKYIAEYVLRKGMALGFWGMTLCSNCAPHHPFWNDIAWQRKWNQFILNSN
- a CDS encoding bile acid:sodium symporter family protein, with product MLLTLNRRLNAAMPLITPISILIGVLIGTPLSQYTELSPWLFAFMTFAGSIGMGFKDFIHVIKHPGPLIACLFILHLAMPLLAMMLGHLAFSDDPYTITGLILGAAIPTGISSFVWVSIYKGNTALTLAIILIDTILAPFAVPGIMSLLIGANVQLDTWAMMQSLFWMIVVPSLVGMVLNEWTKGKIKQVWGPRLGPFSKLAMALVVMINGSVIAPYLVDFNLKLVGVCVSIIILASTGYAIGYLISGLMRWNNADRTALVFNGGMRNISAGAVLAITYFPAPVALPVVLGMIFQQSTASLVGFLLSRRDRANAKNKRSTVSAS